The following are encoded together in the Coffea arabica cultivar ET-39 chromosome 1c, Coffea Arabica ET-39 HiFi, whole genome shotgun sequence genome:
- the LOC140038760 gene encoding protein ALP1-like — MRFVYVRAGREGSAHDSCVLLDAISNPDAAFPVPPAEKYYMVDAAYRHMPGFMAPFKSGLGGRSQTAQKRLFNRRHSSVQNIIERTFGVWKMRFKILDGPMKNYPIEAQRNIVVVCCVLHNFIREMQPYDIYLKDEANMDGADTEGAQMPQFHVTPEALHDWKEL, encoded by the coding sequence ATGAGGTTCGTATATGTCAGAGCTGGCCGGGAAGGAAGTGCCCATGATAGCTGTGTCTTATTGGATGCTATATCCAATCCGGATGCAGCATTTCCTGTACCACCGGCTGAAAAATATTACATGGTTGATGCAGCGTATAGACACATGCCAGGATTCATGGCCCCTTTTAAGAGTGGTCTAGGAGGGAGATCACAAACTGCACAAAAAAGATTATTTAATCGCCGCCATTCTTCGGTTCAGAATATAATAGAGAGGACGTTTGGGGTATGGAAAATGAGATTCAAAATTTTGGATGGTCCAATGAAAAACTATCCTATTGAGGCACAGAGGAACATTGTAGTGGTGTGCTGTGTACTGCACAATTTCATTAGGGAGATGCAGCCATATGACATCTACTTGAAGGATGAAGCAAATATGGATGGCGCAGATACCGAAGGAGCTCAAATGCCACAATTTCATGTCACTCCAGAAGCACTCCATGATTGGAAAGAATTATGA
- the LOC140008756 gene encoding uncharacterized protein: MDESKWQVMIKKNPSFETFHNKDCRVFYMLSEVFDKMDTQRQYARDSNQPPVDINDEIRARQSQAYHNMGGQGMEHVDLIDEMIPPMPPTRKSDAKHSKSKGKGKGKTLESSFAGDGDLPPGLSRTSYNNAISWMDATFASDRSTSQSVDALPPPPAATPAPPPPPNYVDDDSFSVIKADAALNKIESLPDKVFITAAVKLADSTDHQRMFLSQKSDARKRLYALSIGGAN, from the exons ATGGACGAAAGCAAATGGCAAGTTATGATTAAg AAGAACCCATCTTTTGAGACTTTCCACAACAAAGATTGCCGTGTCTTCTACATGTTATCGGAGGTGTTTGACAAAATGGATACCCAAAGGCAATATGCAAGGGATTCAAACCAGCCACCAGTTGACATTAATGATGAGATAAGGGCGAGGCAAAGTCAAGCATATCACAATATGGGTGGCCAGGGCATGGAGCACGTGGACCTGATTGATGAAATGATCCCTCCTATGCCTCCAACTAGGAAATCGGATGCCAAACATTCAAAGAGCAAAGGCAAAGGGAAAGGGAAGACTCTGGAATCTTCATTCGCCGGGGACGGCGACCTCCCGCCTGGTCTAAGTCGAACCTCCTACAATAATGCCATATCTTGGATGGATGCAACGTTTGCTTCCGATCGGAGCACCTCCCAGAGCGTAGATGCCCTACCACCCCCACCTGCTGCTACTCcagctcctcctcctcctccaaatTACGTGGATGATGACTCTTTCTCGGTGATAAAGGCAGATGCAGCCTTAAACAAAATAGAAAGCTTGCCGGATAAAGTATTCATTACAGCAGCTGTGAAGTTGGCTGATTCCACGGACCATCAGAGGATGTTTCTGAGTCAAAAGAGTGATGCTAGGAAACGGTTATATGCACTGAGTATTGGGGGGGCGAACTAG
- the LOC113706114 gene encoding auxin-binding protein T85-like → MSRRRVLLALLVTALHLSSNADGYPCSSTEGLPLVRNISELTQDSYGRPGLSHMTIAGSLLHGMKEVEVWLQTFSPGSHTPIHRHSCEEVFVVLKGSGTLYLASNSHPKYPGNPQELPIFSNSTFHIPVNDAHQIWNTNKEEDLQFLVVVSRPPVKVFIYDDWHMPHTAAKLKFPYYWDEECYLMPPTKDEL, encoded by the exons ATGTCCCGGCGGCGAGTGCTGTTGGCGCTTTTAGTTACAGCCCTCCATCTTAGCTCCAATGCCGACGGCTATCCCTGCTCTTCGACCGAAG GGCTTCCACTGGTGAGGAATATCAGTGAGCTTACGCAGGATAGTTATGGTAGACCCGGTTTGTCTCACATGACCATAGCCGGTTCGCTTTTACATGGGATGAAAGAG GTTGAGGTATGGCTGCAAACATTTTCTCCTGGATCTCACACTCCAATTCATAGGCATTCATGCGAGGAAGTATTCGTGGTACTGAAAGGGAGTGGGACTCTTTATCTTGCTTCTAATTCACACCCCAAATACCCTGGCAACCCACAAGAGCTTCCTATCTTCTCTAATAGCACGTTTCATATCCCTGTTAATGATGCTCATCAG ATATGGAACACAAACAAAGAGGAGGATTTACAGTTCTTGGTTGTTGTCTCTCGTCCTCCAGTTAAAGT GTTTATATATGATGACTGGCATATGCCGCATACCGCAGCCAAATTGAAGTTCCCTTATTATTGGGATGAAGAGTGTTACCTTATGCCTCCAACAAAAGATGAGCTTTAA